One Oryza sativa Japonica Group chromosome 8, ASM3414082v1 DNA window includes the following coding sequences:
- the LOC4345325 gene encoding pentatricopeptide repeat-containing protein At4g39530: MPLLNPLSRAPSTHIRSLARVLLSCLPTGGDRLRRLNPAIHARATVAGRLDDLFLTNLLLRGYSNLGRLRDARHLFDRMPHRNLVSWGSVISMYTQHGRDDCAISLFVAFQKASCEVPNEFLLASVLRACTQSKAVSLGEQVHGIAVKLDLDANVYVGTALINLYAKLGCMDEAMLVFHALPVRTPVTWNTVITGYAQIGCGGVALELFDRMGIEGVRPDRFVLASAVSACSALGFLEGGRQIHGYAYRSATETDTSVINVLIDLYCKCSRLSAARKLFDCMEYRNLVSWTTMISGYMQNSFNAEAITMFWNMTQAGWQPDGFACTSILNSCGSLAAIWQGRQIHAHVIKADLEADEYVKNALIDMYAKCEHLTEARAVFDALAEDDAISYNAMIEGYSKNRDLAEAVNIFQRMRFFSLRPSLLTFVSLLGVSSSQLAIELSKQIHGLIIKSGTSLDLYAASALIDVYSKCSLVNDAKTVFNMLHYKDMVIWNSMIFGHAQNEQGEEAIKLFNQLLLSGMAPNEFTFVALVTVASTLASMFHGQQFHAWIIKAGVDNDPHVSNALIDMYAKCGFIKEGRMLFESTCGEDVICWNSMITTYAQHGHAEEALQVFRLMGEAEVEPNYVTFVGVLSACAHAGFVGEGLNHFNSMKSNYDIEPGIEHYASVVNLFGRSGKLHAAKEFIERMPIKPAAAVWRSLLSACHLFGNAEIGRYAAEMALLADPTDSGPYVLLSNIYASKGLWADVHNLRQQMDSSGTVKETGCSWIEVTKEVHTFIVRGREHPEAELIYSVLDELTSLIKNLGYVPDTSDHTLLCETG, encoded by the coding sequence ATGCCACTCTTGAATCCTCTAAGCCGCGCGCCTTCCACCCACATCCGCAGCTTAGCTCGTGTCCTACTCTCATGCCtccccaccggcggcgaccgcctCCGGCGTTTGAACCCGGCCATCCATGCCCGTGCCACCGTCGCAGGAAGACTCGACGACCTCTTCCTCACCAACCTGCTCCTGCGTGGCTACTCCAATCTTGGCCGCCTCCGTGACGCCCGCCACCTGTTCGATCGAATGCCCCACCGGAACCTTGTCTCCTGGGGCTCGGTCATCTCCATGTACACACAGCACGGCCGCGACGATTGTGCAATTTCCCTCTTCGTGGCCTTCCAGAAGGCCTCTTGTGAGGTGCCCAATGAGTTCTTGCTTGCCAGTGTCCTACGTGCGTGTACACAATCTAAGGCTGTTTCGCTTGGCGAGCAAGTGCATGGGATTGCCGTCAAGTTGGACCTGGATGCTAATGTTTATGTTGGGACTGCGCTTATCAACTTATATGCAAAGCTTGGCTGCATGGATGAGGCAATGTTGGTGTTTCATGCACTCCCTGTAAGAACCCCAGTTACTTGGAACACAGTTATCACAGGATACGCTCAGATTGGGTGTGGGGGAGTAGCCCTAGAGTTGTTTGACAGGATGGGGATTGAGGGTGTCCGTCCTGATAGGTTTGTACTAGCAAGTGCTGTCAGTGCTTGCTCTGCACTTGGCTTTCTAGAGGGTGGTAGGCAAATACATGGTTACGCGTATCGTAGTGCCACAGAGACAGATACATCAGTGATCAATGTGTTGATTGATCTATATTGCAAGTGCTCCAGACTGTCAGCAGCTCGGAAACTGTTTGATTGCATGGAGTACCGTAATCTTGTGTCTTGGACAACCATGATTTCTGGTTATATGCAGAACTCATTCAATGCTGAAGCGATAACCATGTTCTGGAATATGACTCAGGCTGGCTGGCAGCCAGATGGTTTTGCTTGTACAAGTATCTTGAACTCATGTGGCTCTTTGGCAGCAATATGGCAAGGAAGGCAGATACATGCGCATGTCATAAAGGCTGATCTGGAGGCTGATGAGTATGTCAAGAATGCTCTCATCGACATGTATGCTAAATGTGAGCATCTAACTGAAGCAAGAGCAGTATTTGATGCCTTGGCTGAAGATGATGCAATTTCATACAATGCTATGATTGAAGGATACTCAAAAAATCGTGATCTTGCAGAAGCAGTGAACATATTCCAAAGAATGAGATTTTTCTCACTAAGACCAAGTCTATTGACCTTTGTTTCACTCCTTGGGGTGTCATCATCTCAGTTAGCCATTGAATTGAGCAAGCAGATTCATGGCCTTATTATAAAATCAGGAACTTCATTGGACCTTTATGCTGCGAGTGCTCTAATTGATGTGTACTCAAAGTGTTCCCTTGTGAATGATGCCAAGACTGTATTCAATATGTTGCACTACAAGGACATGGTCATCTGGAATTCAATGATTTTTGGCCATGCACAGAATGAGCAAGGGGAAGAGGCCATAAAACTCTTCAACCAGCTTCTTTTATCGGGTATGGCACCTAATGAGTTCACGTTTGTCGCACTAGTAACTGTGGCAAGTACACTAGCAAGCATGTTCCACGGCCAGCAGTTTCATGCTTGGATCATCAAAGCAGGTGTTGACAATGATCCGCATGTTTCAAATGCTCTTATTgacatgtatgctaagtgtggCTTCATTAAGGAAGGGAGGATGCTGTTTGAATCAACATGTGGGGAGGATGTCATTTGTTGGAACTCAATGATTACGACTTATGCACAGCACGGTCATGCTGAAGAAGCTCTTCAGGTTTTCCGGCTGATGGGAGAAGCTGAGGTAGAACCTAACTATGTGACCTTTGTCGGTGTGTTATCAGCATGTGCGCATGCAGGTTTTGTGGGTGAAGGATTAAACCATTTTAACTCTATGAAATCAAATTATGATATTGAACCAGGCATTGAGCATTACGCTTCTGTAGTCAATCTTTTTGGTCGTTCTGGGAAACTGCATGCTGCCAAGGAGTTTATTGAAAGGATGCCAATCAAACCAGCTGCAGCTGTTTGGAGAAGTTTGCTGAGCGCTTGCCATCTTTTTGGCAACGCTGAAATTGGGAGGTATGCCGCTGAAATGGCACTCTTGGCAGATCCAACAGACAGTGGCCCTTATGTTTTACTGTCAAATATTTATGCCTCTAAAGGACTCTGGGCTGATGTGCACAACTTAAGACAGCAGATGGATAGTTCTGGCACAGTGAAGGAAACAGGATGTAGCTGGATTGAAGTGACAAAGGAAGTTCACACGTTCATTGTGAGAGGGAGAGAACACCCAGAGGCAGAACTGATATATTCAGTACTGGATGAGCTGACGAGTCTAATTAAAAATTTGGGTTATGTTCCTGATACTTCTGACCATACTCTGTTGTGTGAGACTGGTTAA